The following are encoded together in the Choloepus didactylus isolate mChoDid1 chromosome 7, mChoDid1.pri, whole genome shotgun sequence genome:
- the TREM2 gene encoding LOW QUALITY PROTEIN: triggering receptor expressed on myeloid cells 2 (The sequence of the model RefSeq protein was modified relative to this genomic sequence to represent the inferred CDS: deleted 1 base in 1 codon), which yields MEPLRLLVLLCVSELSRAHNTTVFQGVEGQSLQVSCPYDSTKHWGRSKAWCRQLGETGPCQRVVSTHRSWLLSFLKRRNGSTVIVDDALGGTLTVTLRKLQGHDAGLYQCQSLHGSKADTLRKVLVEVLADPLDPQDPGDLWASKESENSEETQVEHSISRAERHPRIEDPEEQRGLGEVKPGTAPGYMLTSWPPRRLIWQEATLPAPRFPWTLGAGACVWWEVGRVSVNFWALDIKHSHK from the exons ATGGAGCCTCTCCGGCTGCTTGTCCTGCTCTGTGTCTCAG AACTGTCCCGAGCCCACAATACCACGGTGTTCCAGGGCGTGGAGGGACAGTCCCTGCAGGTCTCCTGCCCCTACGACTCCACCAAGCACTGGGGAAGGAGCAAGGCCTGGTGCCGCCAGCTGGGTGAGACGGGCCCGTGCCAACGGGTGGTCAGCACCCACCGCTCGTGGCTGCTGTCCTTCCTGAAGAGGCGGAATGGGAGCACGGTCATCGTGGATGATGCCCTGGGCGGCACACTCACCGTCACGCTGCGGAAGCTTCAAGGCCACGATGCTGGCCTCTACCAGTGCCAGAGTCTACACGGCAGCAAGGCCGACACCCTCAGGAAGGTCCTGGTGGAGGTGCTGGCTG ACCCCCTTGATCCCCAGGACCCTGGAGATCTCTGGGCCTCCAAGGAGTCTGAGAACTCGGAGGAGACCCAAGTGGAGCACAGCATCTCCAG GGCTGAGAGGCACCCGAGAATAGAGGACCCAGAGGAGCAGAGAGGCCTAGGAGAAGTCAAGCCAGGGACTGCACCAGGCTACATGCTCACCTCC TGGCCACCAAGACGCCTGATCTGGCAAGAGGCCACTCTGCCTGCACCCCGCTTCCCCTGGACCCTGGGAGCAGGGGCTTGCGtgtggtgggaggtgggaagagTGTCTGTCAACTTCTGGGCATTGGACATTAAACACTCTCACAAATAA